GTGGATTTCGTTCGAAAACACTGTATTGGCAGTGCCCGGGATGTCATCATTGGGATAGTTTTGAGGCCACAAAATGACCAGAAATTTCCAAAACGTACGGGTGTTGGTGGTGGGCGATGTCATGCTCGATCGCTATTGGTTTGGCGACGTGGAGCGCATCTCGCCCGAGGCCCCCGTGCCTGTTGTGCGCGTGCAAGACTCGGATGAGCGTTTAGGCGGTGCCGCCAACGTGGCCCGTAATATCGCCGCCCTTGGCGCAACTTCTTTATTGATGGGCGTGGTTGGCCAAGACGAGGCTGGTGTCAGCGTTCATAAACTTATTGCCCAGTCGGGCATTGAAGATCATGTTTTTGATGATGCTCATGCCAAAACTACTGTGAAGCTTCGCGTGATTGGAAGGCAGCAGCAGCTGCTTCGCGCAGACTTTGAGTCGGTGCCCGATCACGAAGTGCTGGTTGAAAAGCTAGACCAATTCAAATCACTGCTGCCTGGGATTCAGGCGGTGGTGTTGTCTGATTACGGCAAGGGTGGTCTTTTGCATATCCACGACATGATTCGTGCGGCCAAGGCCCACGGTGTGATGACCTTGGTTGACCCCAAGGGTGACGATTACGAGCGTTATCGTGGCGCCACGATCCTGACACCCAACCGATCAGAGTTCGCCCAAGTGGTGGGCAAGTGGAAGTCCGAAGCGGATATGACCCATCGGGCCCACCATCTGCGTTCTTCACTAGATCTGCAGCATTTGCTAGTGACCCGTTCAGAAGAGGGTATGAGTCTGTATACCGAGATGTCGGGTAAGCCCGCTGAGATTCATGTGGCGGCCCACGCCCGCGAGGTCTTCGATGTCAGTGGCGCAGGCGATACAGTGATTGGCACGCTAGCTGTGATGCTGGCCTCAGGTGAATCGATTACATCGGCCATGGAACTGGCTAACCGCGCAGGCGGCATCGTGGTGGGTAAGCTGGGAACCGCTACGGTGACGGCAGAAGAATTATTTTCGGAAGGTTGAGCATGACAATTATTGTGACCGGCGCAGCCGGCTTTATCGGCAGTAATCTAGTGGCGGCACTGAACCAGGCGGGCGAGAACCAAATCATTGCGGTGGACGATCTGACCGATGCCGATAAATTTAAAAACCTGGTCGACTGCGATATTGCGGATTACATCGACAAAGATGATTTTCTAGATATGGTCGAGTCCGGTGTCTTTGGAAAGTCATCCGGCAAATCCAAGGGCAAGAAGTCGCACGGCATTACAGCCATTCTTCATCAGGGCGCCTGCTCCGACACCATGGAGACCGATGGCCGCTACATGATGGACAACAACTATCAGTACTCGCGCATTTTGTTGGCCTTTGCCCAGCGGCACCGTATTCCGTTTCTGTATGCATCATCCGCAGCAGTCTATGGCGCGAAGACACTCTTTCGTGAAGAGCGGGCTGCCGAGGGCCCATTAAACGTCTACGGTTATTCCAAGTTTTTGTTTGACCAGGTCGTGCGGTCACTCTTGCACCCCGGCCTCGATGGCGGCATGCCAAATTTGAGCGCACCCGTGGTGGGTTTTCGTTATTTCAATGTCTATGGCCCCGGTGAACAGCACAAGGGCCGTATGGCCTCCGTTGCCTTTCATCATTTCAATCAATACCTGGCCGAGGGCCATGTCAAACTCTTCGAGGGCCACGACGGCTGGAAGGCCGGCCAACAAGAGCGTGACTTTGTGTCGGTGGAAGATGTGGTCAAGGTCAATATGCACTTTTTAAATAAAGCATTGGCGGGTGAGAGCGCCAGCGGCATTTTCAATCTGGGTACGGGCCGTGCGCAGACGTTTAATGAAGTCGCCCAGGCCGTGATCAACACGATTGAAGAGGCAAAGGCGAGCACCTCGAATAAGGCTGCCGCAACGAAAGTAAGTAAGACGAGCAAAGCGAGCGCGGTAACCACGGTAAGTGCAGCAACTAAGGCAAAAGCCGGTGCGCAGAAGGCGGGCTTTAACAAGAAGTCGGTCGAAGAGCTGGTTCGCGAAGAAAAGATTCGCTATATCCCGTTTCCGGATGCGTTAAAGGGTAAGTATCAGAGCCACACGCAAGCCGATCTCACCCGATTGCGTGCAGCGGGCTATAAGCAGAAGTTTTTAACGGTACAAGAGGGTGTGAGCCGGTATGTCAACGCTCGCCTTACCGCTTCTTAAATACCGATTAGGTCTCTATGCACGGCTGGCCCGGGTCGATAAACCGATCGGGACACTGCTGCTGCTATGGCCAACGCTTTGGGCCCTGTGGTTAGCGGCTGGCGGCTTTCCGGATCTGCCCCGCTTGATTGTGTTTGTACTGGGCACGTTTCTCATGCGCTCGGCAGGTTGCGTTCTAAACGATATTGCGGATCGCAAATTTGATGACAAGGTCAAGCGCACCCGTGAGCGGGTCTTGGCCAGCGGCAAGGTCTATCTTTGGGAGGCAGTGAGCGTAGCTCTGGTGCTGCTGGGCGCTTCTGCGTTATTGCTGCTTTTCTTAAATGATTTAGCCGTTCAGTATGCCTTTACGGCGGTGTTCGTGGCCGCCGTCTATCCCTACTTCAAACGATTTTTTGCCATGCCCCAAGCCATGCTGGGTGTGGCCTTTGGCTTTGGTATTCCCATGGCCTTTGCCGACACTCAGGGCCAGGTGCCCGCGGTGGCCTGGATGATGTTTATTGGTAATTTCTTTTGGACCATTGCCTATGACACGGC
The nucleotide sequence above comes from beta proteobacterium MWH-UniP1. Encoded proteins:
- the rfaD gene encoding ADP-glyceromanno-heptose 6-epimerase; this encodes MTIIVTGAAGFIGSNLVAALNQAGENQIIAVDDLTDADKFKNLVDCDIADYIDKDDFLDMVESGVFGKSSGKSKGKKSHGITAILHQGACSDTMETDGRYMMDNNYQYSRILLAFAQRHRIPFLYASSAAVYGAKTLFREERAAEGPLNVYGYSKFLFDQVVRSLLHPGLDGGMPNLSAPVVGFRYFNVYGPGEQHKGRMASVAFHHFNQYLAEGHVKLFEGHDGWKAGQQERDFVSVEDVVKVNMHFLNKALAGESASGIFNLGTGRAQTFNEVAQAVINTIEEAKASTSNKAAATKVSKTSKASAVTTVSAATKAKAGAQKAGFNKKSVEELVREEKIRYIPFPDALKGKYQSHTQADLTRLRAAGYKQKFLTVQEGVSRYVNARLTAS
- the rfaE1 gene encoding D-glycero-beta-D-manno-heptose-7-phosphate kinase; the protein is MTRNFQNVRVLVVGDVMLDRYWFGDVERISPEAPVPVVRVQDSDERLGGAANVARNIAALGATSLLMGVVGQDEAGVSVHKLIAQSGIEDHVFDDAHAKTTVKLRVIGRQQQLLRADFESVPDHEVLVEKLDQFKSLLPGIQAVVLSDYGKGGLLHIHDMIRAAKAHGVMTLVDPKGDDYERYRGATILTPNRSEFAQVVGKWKSEADMTHRAHHLRSSLDLQHLLVTRSEEGMSLYTEMSGKPAEIHVAAHAREVFDVSGAGDTVIGTLAVMLASGESITSAMELANRAGGIVVGKLGTATVTAEELFSEG
- the ubiA gene encoding 4-hydroxybenzoate octaprenyltransferase, with translation MSTLALPLLKYRLGLYARLARVDKPIGTLLLLWPTLWALWLAAGGFPDLPRLIVFVLGTFLMRSAGCVLNDIADRKFDDKVKRTRERVLASGKVYLWEAVSVALVLLGASALLLLFLNDLAVQYAFTAVFVAAVYPYFKRFFAMPQAMLGVAFGFGIPMAFADTQGQVPAVAWMMFIGNFFWTIAYDTAYAMVDRDDDVKIGIRSSAITFGRFDVLAVGICYAIFMWCMFIVGQSLPGASGTHWVYWAGWGITAVLCALFTLRIRSRDRDDCFAVFRANNYIGMPFFVAIAIQVGL